A single genomic interval of Lacrimispora sphenoides JCM 1415 harbors:
- a CDS encoding TPM domain-containing protein: MMKTNGLFLRISKVTVLLFMVLLFLIILSGGMKAFAESQSPGGASGEKRVYDEAGLFSQEEIETFETQIQAMRKEMNMDVVITTTDQAGGKSAGQYAEDFYIRGAYGVGKDYSGVLFLIDMDNRELYILPVGKMNRFLTDKRWNSILDSAYDEISNQNYGACAGSFLDGVTKYYKAGIPGGQYNYDKETGKISVYRSIRWYEAALAALIGLIAAASACRGVTSRYSMKKERGGAKNSLMAYRANCQFRYSDQFDHLVNKTVTYMIIPRNQGNTGGGGGGFSSGGRSTTHTSSGRTMGGGGRKF; the protein is encoded by the coding sequence TTTCTGATCATTCTTTCCGGTGGCATGAAAGCTTTTGCCGAAAGCCAAAGCCCGGGAGGTGCATCAGGGGAAAAGCGGGTATATGATGAAGCCGGACTATTTTCCCAGGAAGAAATAGAGACATTTGAAACTCAGATCCAGGCGATGAGAAAAGAAATGAACATGGATGTGGTGATCACAACCACAGACCAGGCAGGTGGAAAGTCGGCCGGACAATATGCGGAGGATTTCTACATAAGAGGAGCCTACGGGGTTGGAAAGGATTACAGCGGGGTATTGTTCCTGATCGACATGGATAACAGGGAGCTTTACATCCTTCCGGTAGGAAAGATGAACCGCTTCTTAACGGATAAGCGCTGGAATTCCATTCTGGATTCCGCTTATGACGAGATAAGTAATCAGAATTACGGAGCTTGTGCCGGGAGCTTTCTGGACGGTGTGACCAAATATTACAAGGCCGGAATTCCCGGAGGACAGTATAATTATGATAAAGAGACAGGAAAAATAAGTGTTTACCGCAGCATCCGGTGGTATGAGGCAGCCCTGGCGGCCCTTATCGGGCTTATTGCAGCGGCCTCAGCCTGTAGGGGAGTAACCAGCCGGTATTCCATGAAAAAGGAGAGAGGCGGGGCTAAGAACTCGCTGATGGCCTATCGTGCAAACTGTCAGTTCCGGTATTCGGACCAGTTCGACCATTTGGTGAACAAAACCGTGACCTATATGATCATTCCACGGAATCAGGGGAATACAGGCGGGGGCGGCGGCGGTTTTTCCTCCGGCGGCAGGAGTACTACCCATACCTCCTCTGGACGTACTATGGGAGGCGGAGGGCGGAAATTTTAA
- the sfsA gene encoding DNA/RNA nuclease SfsA — protein MRYEHMLTGIFVSRPNRFIAHVLISKEGYGEAEVICHVKNTGRCRELLIPGVKVLVQFHPEAAALGRKTEYSLIGVWKERENGGPLLINMDSQAPNQAAYEWLQSIRENSPLPFHQTEDTPSLFSPAIKDIRREVTYDQSRFDLAFQAVLPGKKETHGEEIPAFMEVKGVTLEENGLAMFPDAPTVRGVKHMEELINAHREGYEAYILFVIQMKEMEAFTPNKKTHPEFADALKRAKEAGVHILAYDCVVTEDSLSLDMPIPVYLT, from the coding sequence TTGAGATACGAACACATGCTGACAGGGATCTTTGTAAGCCGGCCCAACCGTTTTATTGCCCACGTCCTGATCTCAAAAGAGGGGTATGGAGAAGCGGAAGTGATCTGTCACGTTAAAAATACAGGGCGCTGCCGGGAGCTACTTATCCCCGGTGTTAAGGTGCTGGTGCAGTTTCATCCGGAGGCCGCGGCTCTTGGAAGAAAAACAGAATACTCTTTGATCGGGGTATGGAAAGAACGGGAAAATGGCGGGCCGCTCCTCATCAATATGGATTCCCAGGCCCCCAATCAGGCGGCGTACGAATGGCTGCAATCCATCCGGGAAAATTCTCCCCTGCCTTTTCATCAGACGGAGGATACACCTTCCCTTTTCAGCCCGGCCATAAAGGATATCAGGCGGGAAGTCACCTACGACCAGTCACGGTTCGATCTGGCTTTTCAGGCGGTGCTGCCGGGAAAAAAGGAAACGCATGGAGAGGAAATCCCTGCATTCATGGAAGTAAAGGGAGTCACCCTGGAGGAAAACGGCCTTGCCATGTTTCCTGATGCGCCGACGGTGCGGGGAGTAAAACACATGGAGGAGCTTATTAATGCCCACAGGGAAGGGTATGAGGCTTATATCCTGTTTGTCATCCAGATGAAAGAGATGGAAGCATTTACGCCTAATAAAAAAACGCATCCGGAATTTGCGGATGCGTTAAAAAGGGCGAAGGAGGCCGGGGTACATATTTTAGCATATGATTGTGTCGTTACGGAGGATTCCCTCTCCCTGGACATGCCTATACCGGTCTATCTGACGTGA